Genomic segment of Panicum virgatum strain AP13 chromosome 2K, P.virgatum_v5, whole genome shotgun sequence:
CGTGTCCAAACTTTGACAGATCGTCTTTGACAGAAACAACAAGCCAACAACTAAAAGTACATGAAGATCTACTGCGTGAACGATTGCCATTCCACCACCAACTTTTCAAAGAGATGTAGCAGCCCTACGCAAGCAGTGATCGCATCACACCCAACTCGATCCACGGTCTACCCAACTTATATATAACCTATCATTGCATGCTCATCGATCAGTAACCGAGCCATCACCCACCACGCACCATCCGATTTACCAAAGCGAGTAGGCAGTAATTCGCTTGACCACCTGACGTCtgccatggcgacggcggcggcgagcagccagGAGCACGAGGAGGCGGTGACGTGCGTGGACTTCTGGTGCAACGGGTTCGGGATGCGGGCGCGGATCGCGCTGCGGGAGAAGGGGGTCCCCTTCGCCTTCGTCGAGGAGGACCTCCgggtccggcggcggagcgACCTCGTGCGCCGCATGAACCCGGTCCTCCGCTCCATCCCCATCCTCATCCACGGCGGCCGCCCGGTCTGCGGCTCCCTGAACATCGTCGAGTACGTCGACGAGgtctggagcggcggcggcggccgccgcctgctccccgCCGACCCGATCGAGCGGGCGCGCGCCAGGTTCTGGGCCGACTTCGTGGACCGGGAGGTGTACGGCGCGCAGACGAGGCTCTTCACGAGCCGCGGcgaggcgaaggcggcggcggcggcggagctcctgggGCACCTCCGGCGGCTGGaggcggtgctcggggacggggccttcttcggcggcggcgagctcgggttCCTGGACGTCGCGCTGGTGCCGTTCTCGGCCATGTTCCACGGGTAcgagcggcacggcggggtGGACATGGCGGCGGAGTGCCCCGCGCTGGTGCGGTGGGTGGCGAGGTGCGCCGAGCGGGAGAGCGTGCGCGGCGTGCTCCCCTCGGGCCACGACATGTACGAGATCCACAGGGAGTTTTACAATATTGATGAGTGAGTGAACGGACGGGGCCATAATGTACTAGTGTGACAGCTATAGCTCTGGTACTTTTAAGCAAGTTATTAGTATTCTTTTAATGAACGTTAATAATCCATCGACGTCGAGGCACATGCTCGATGATCTCGTTATCTAATACAAATGTACAACTCCAATCTCTTGTAGACACTCGTATGTCATGACCTGGCCAAGGGCACATAATAGGAGTAATAATTGGGTTGGTGTTCTGGGCTTGTAAACCTGTATgcgttgggcttggcccatGTAATGAACCTTATATACTTTTGGTTTGGCTGTAGTAACACGGGCTTCTCACTCGAGTTCATGCCGAGCAGGTACATCACAAAATTCAACTCTGCATACTCAGTTGGTGATGTTCTGTGGTGCCTTGCTACTGATGTACATGAGGCTCAGTTCGAGGAATTGACCCCTCATGGTTCAGTGCGATTGTGTTCTGATATGGCTGGCATATGACCTTGGCCACCACCTAAGCAACACTATCACATTTTGCTTCATGAAACTATTAAGTGCAGCTTATGGCCACCTTTCAGTAATGATGATTGGGTTACTTCACAACAAAGACCACCATGGCCACCTCCTCAATTGGACAAGAACGACTTATTTACTGATAGTGTTCAGCGTAGGCCCATTCCTTGGCCAAACTTCACTAGCAGTGATACAATGGTAGTTTCTTGTTCGGTCGGTCAATCCATGGTGAAACTTCTATTTGATGATGTCAGTGGAGAAGATTTGCAATATGGCCTTCAGTTATATGGTACTTCAGTACAAGTTGATGCAATCAaaaacctcttgctctggtttTCTAGGAATTTCCACTATACACTCACAATTCTTCTGCATATCAGTACTGTCAGAACTGCAAAGTTACCAGTTGTGCTTGTGAAGTGGTACTTACACTGAGGGACATAATCATATATTTTTGTTGTGCCTATTGCTATTACATTTCCAGAAGTTTACTGGCCGGTACTCACCTGTAACCATGAGCAAATGCAGTGGAAGCCTCCATGGCTATTTCTAGTGTGCATTAGCATTAACGGTTGCTATTCTTCCGGTAGCTGCAACAAGGGGATACCTGGTGCGGTTAATTGGTGTTGGTGGCCAGAGGATATGAAGCCGGATATAAGTGATCCACTGTACAGAAATCTTAAGGACCAGTCAGTTGCTTCTGTTAATTTATCTCAGCACTCACTCGAATCTCGTTTTGCTATACAATTTGGAAAAATTCTTGTCACTGCTATTGAGTTGTTCATTGAGTCAGTTCATGAGGAGATTTCTCTGTTGTGAGATCAGTAGAAAGTGCTGGAAGCATTGGCGTAAGTTATGGGAAAGTGCAGCGCAAGCTAATGGGTTCAACAAGAAGCTAGCAGTTAGTTTACTTCCGTCATATCATGGTGTTATTTTAGTTGAATTGGAAACCTCCAAATGGGTTTATGAGAATTCCCATTATCCAGTTACATGGGTTATCTTCCTCGTGCAACCCATTTTTTATAAGGGAACCATGCTGCTAAATAGTGTTGGTAAATGGTGGTCACTCATACTGCTACCTTATGTGCTCGGTGAGCTACCTCGGTTGGATACAGACTGCACGTATTACAAATACAGAGAATGTGTTTGGTCCATGCTTCATTGGCCAGTGCATACATTGGTGCATTGGAATGGGGATAAAATTTCAGAGAGGGAAGTGACCACTAGTACAAAACTGCTATTTCAGTACCTAACAAGTTTGCATGGTCCTCCCACTGCGGACAATGATGGACTATTATTGATTGGCATCATAGTGGGTCAACTTCTGATCGTTTGGGATCCAGGTGGTGATCAATGCCTCCTTGATAAATGTGGATCTCTTGAATTATGGGGAGATCGGGAAATGAGGCCATCATTCATTAATCATGCAGTGGTAGTTAGTGGTGTACATTGGCTGTCTGTTGATATCAGTGGAGAGTGTTTGCAGTATCAGCTTGAGTCACATGAAACTGTACAAGTTGGTGGAATAAAATGGAAGAATACTTTACTGTCACAGTTCAATGTTGATGAGTAGCATCTGCAAAAAACGAGGAGCAGTATTTATTGTCCCTGGATGGTTTTGGTGCTAATTCATGTGCTTCTGCATCTCACGTGCTGCATGGTTGATCACTATTGGGCAGCATGCCGTGCTAGAAAGCTAGCTTTTGTTTGGGCCCTACTGGGTATTATCAAGACAAATTCTAATAGAAATGCTGTGGATTTCAAACTGGTAGAGATGGTGACAGATCCAGGAGTGCATGTGTTGAGGGGAAGACAAGCATCACTGTATTTTGTTCTACCATCTGAAGAATTGAGGCGACTTGTTGCTGTTGGTTTTAAACTGGGACTCCAACAAAATCACTTCATGGCCATCAACGAGTGGAGGCTGAGTGGCTGACAGTATGGATCATTCAGTTTTACCATCAAGCAGTGGAAAATCCCTAAGGCCTAATGCATCTAGCAATGCATTCGCAGATCCCTTCGTTGTGGACCAGTACCTCCAATTAATGAGCACCATTCCTAAAGAGGATTCAGTAACTTCTCGAAGACAGATGCTTCTTCATCTTACACTACGTGAAAACCGTAACACGATATTAGTAACAGACCTATGTGGCCCGTTAACTAAGGTAACGGATTTCATTAAAGCCTG
This window contains:
- the LOC120661959 gene encoding probable glutathione S-transferase; translated protein: MATAAASSQEHEEAVTCVDFWCNGFGMRARIALREKGVPFAFVEEDLRVRRRSDLVRRMNPVLRSIPILIHGGRPVCGSLNIVEYVDEVWSGGGGRRLLPADPIERARARFWADFVDREVYGAQTRLFTSRGEAKAAAAAELLGHLRRLEAVLGDGAFFGGGELGFLDVALVPFSAMFHGYERHGGVDMAAECPALVRWVARCAERESVRGVLPSGHDMYEIHREFYNIDE